A genomic window from Rattus norvegicus strain BN/NHsdMcwi chromosome 9, GRCr8, whole genome shotgun sequence includes:
- the Ormdl1 gene encoding ORM1-like protein 1, with protein MNVGVAHSEVNPNTRVMNSRGMWLTYALGVGLLHIVFLSIPFCSVPVAWTLTNIIHNLVSPCILAGEVAQDIWCREPGTPHHRQALTEEVLRPQRESKKLQDAGRRQPILATGTTDTENSDA; from the exons ATGAATGTTGGAGTTGCCCACAGTGAGGTAAACCCCAATACTCGTGTAATGAATAGCCGTGGTATGTGGCTGACATATGCTTTGGGAGTTGGCCTGCTTCACATTGTATTTCTCAGCATCCCCTTCTGCAGTGTTCCTGTTGCCTGGACCTTAACAAACATAATACATAATCTG GTGTCCCCGTGTATTCTTGCTGGTGAGGTCGCGcaggacatttggtgccgagaacccgggacgccacaccatcgccaggcgctGACAGAGGAGGTCCTCCGTCCGCAGAGAGAATCCAAAAAGCTGCAGGACGCGG gaagaagacaacccattctggctACCGGAACGACTGACACGGAGAATTCTGACGCCTAA
- the Ormdl1 gene encoding ORM1-like protein 1 isoform X1, whose amino-acid sequence MNVGVAHSEVNPNTRVMNSRGMWLTYALGVGLLHIVFLSIPFCSVPVAWTLTNIIHNLVSPCILAGEVAQDIWCREPGTPHHRQALTEEVLRPQRESKKLQDAGKALRDMLSLDLFHFTPLQIVLAALMLSLLAFEFLAAARQHQRSHGSRPAVIAKQRVLGQVQDGMSETGWGKKLKSSRKKDKNKQTVTSKDFRSAEVRDWGKNAPGEMKQRREKKVLKRRSRYPLKELKASELDSSETDELSSSEGEDLEDEAARYEEEGYYPDEQRANSLGKQKEVGGGNHAVSQPISPSAPPSYMERFHSDSFLTKEEQKKIQQAFPKFEAADGGRVHAPVEYVQIMELAESVHNYGVSANFTIAQVERLATLAMTPGDWQTTVKAALPNMGQYVEWKALWYDASQAQAKVNAIAEGD is encoded by the exons ATGAATGTTGGAGTTGCCCACAGTGAGGTAAACCCCAATACTCGTGTAATGAATAGCCGTGGTATGTGGCTGACATATGCTTTGGGAGTTGGCCTGCTTCACATTGTATTTCTCAGCATCCCCTTCTGCAGTGTTCCTGTTGCCTGGACCTTAACAAACATAATACATAATCTG GTGTCCCCGTGTATTCTTGCTGGTGAGGTCGCGcaggacatttggtgccgagaacccgggacgccacaccatcgccaggcgctGACAGAGGAGGTCCTCCGTCCGCAGAGAGAATCCAAAAAGCTGCAGGACGCGGGTAAGGCCCTGAGAGACATGCTTAGTCTTGATCtgttccacttcactcccctGCAAATCGTTTTAGCAGCCCTCATGCTttctctattggcctttgagttttTGGCTGCTGCCAGACAGCatcagaggtcgcatgggagccgcccagctgtaatAGCAAAGCAGAGAGTGCTAGGGCAAGTACAAGacggcatgtcagaaacagggtggggtaaaaaattaaagagctcaaggaaaaaagataaaaataagcagACAGTCACttccaaagacttcagatctgCGGAGgtgagagattggggaaaaaacgccccgggagagatgaaacagagaagggaaaaaaaagtcttgaaaaggagaagtcGTTATCCGTTAAAGGAATTAAAGGcttcagagcttgatagctcagagacagatgagcttagctcctctgagggagaggatttagaagatgaggcagctcgctatgaagaagaaggaTACTACCCAGATGAACAACGAGCTAACAGCTTGGGTAAACAGAAggaagtgggaggtggaaaccatgCGGTTTCCCAGCCTATAAGCCCCAGCGCCCCTCCATCTTATATGGAGAGATTCcactcagattccttcctcactaaagaggaacagaaaaagatacagcaggcatttCCGAAGTTTGAGGCCGCCGATGGAGGCCGTGTTCACGCACCAGTAGAATATGTTCAAATTATGGAACTTGCCGAGTCGGTCCATAACTATGGAGTTAGTGCCAATTTTACTATTGCTCAAGTCGAGAGGCTTGCCACtctggccatgactccaggagactggcagacaacagtgaaggctgcgctccctaatatgggacaatatgtggaatggaaagccttgtggtatgacgcctctcaggcacaggccaaagtcaatgccattgctgaaggcgATTAG